The Arachis hypogaea cultivar Tifrunner chromosome 16, arahy.Tifrunner.gnm2.J5K5, whole genome shotgun sequence genome contains a region encoding:
- the LOC112758136 gene encoding uncharacterized protein isoform X2 encodes MWKYVNTKFILPDSGEKWVIQAIRDAWKRFKGKIKQKHFVPFDTIEDMVKNRPTQVPESQFIKLIYYWSHPTIQSISEKNKKHKEQQKFPHRMGPINFGRVRVALRATKETNEEPKRFEMFLATRTSRKRKKLIRKHKMQLMNSKIGKLLVKQMRKLLSLYLEKNNQVGLGAMEDLLHDVT; translated from the exons ATGTGGAAATATGTTAAT ACCAAGTTTATCCTCCCAGACAGTGGAGAAAAGTGGGTGATCCAAGCAATTCGGGATGCTTGGAAGCGGTTCAAGGGAAAGATTAAGCAGAAGCACTTTGTTCCCTTTGATACCATCGAAGATATGGTGAAAAATCGACCGACACAAGTTCCAGAAAGTCAATTCATAAAATTGATCTATTATTGGAGTCATCCTACAATCCAG TCAATaagtgaaaaaaataagaaacataaagAACAGCAAAAGTTTCCACATCGCATGGGGCCAATCAATTTCGGAAGAGTACGAGTGGCTCTG CGCGCGACAAAGGAAACAAATGAGGAACCAAAAAGGTTTGAAATGTTCCTTGCTACTCGAACAAGTCGGAAAAGGAAGAAGTTGATCAGGAAACACAAGATGCAATT GATGAATTCCAAAATCGGCAAGCTGCTGGTGAAACAGATGAGGAAGCTTTTGAGTCTTTATTTGGAAAAGAACAACCAGGTCGGGTTAGGTGCTATGGAAGATCTATTACACGACGTGACTTAA
- the LOC112758136 gene encoding uncharacterized protein isoform X1: MAEKKKHEVQHEPLTQGLNNSKLTKVGADELKRKLDAIRNMNNSMPTTVSQDRSCANSTQPTINQRQQQIIQVTHGRTQKRQHDTTLLSSNTTPQAEDLMSEQDGSRKEKSKQRVKATTIDEFLKENGIDVEIDGLSSELSDDVGDSFPYDENYYSHVMEDIDDDEGEPKKKKTRGKTTCKEIYARTMEQREEVIFDIG, from the exons ATGGCTGAGAAAAAGAAGCATGAAGTACAACATGAACCGTTAACACAAGGCTTGAACAATTCTAAGCTTACAAAGGTGGGTGCAGATGAACTTAAAAGGAAGCTCGATGCAATTCGTAATATGAATAATAGCATGCCAACAACTGTAAGCCAAGATCGGAGTTGTGCAAATTCTACTCAGCCCACAATCAACCAAAGGCAGCAGCAGATTATTCAAGTCACACATGGTAGAACTCAAAAAAGGCAACATGACACTACTTTGCTGAGTTCAAACACTACCCCACAAGCTGAAGATTTAATGTCGGAGCAAGATGgatcaagaaaggaaaagagcaaGCAAAGGGTAAAGGCTACAACTATTgatgaatttttaaaagaaaatgggATAGATGTAGAAATTGACGGACTAAGCTCTGAACTAAGTGATGATGTGGGAGATAGCTTTCcatatgatgaaaattattaTTCACATGTGATGGAGGACATTGATGATGACGAAG GAgagccaaagaagaagaaaactcgGGGAAAAACAACTTGCaaagagatttatgcaagaactaTGGAACAGCGGGAAGAAGTTATTTTTGATATTGGATAG